One genomic window of Vicugna pacos chromosome 18, VicPac4, whole genome shotgun sequence includes the following:
- the LOC107033286 gene encoding large ribosomal subunit protein eL39-like yields MSSHKTFNTKRFLAKKQKQNRPIPQWIQMKTGNKIRYNSKRRHWRRTKLGL; encoded by the coding sequence ATGTCTTCTCACAAGACTTTCAATACCAAGCGATTCCTGGccaagaaacaaaagcagaatcGTCCCATTCCCCAGTGGATTCAAATGAAAACTGGTAATAAAATCAGGTACAACTCCAAGAGGAGACACTGGAGAAGAACCAAGCTGGGGCTATAA
- the BUD23 gene encoding 18S rRNA (guanine-N(7))-methyltransferase: MASRGRRPEHSGPPELFYDKNEARKYVRNSRMIDVQTKMAGRALELLYLPVDQPCYLLDIGCGSGLSGDYLSDEGHYWVGIDISPAMLDAALDRETEGDLLLGDMGQGIPFKPGSFDGCISISAVQWLCNANKKSDIPAKRLYCFFSSLYSVLVRGARAVLQLYPENSEQLELITTQATKAGFTGGVVVDYPNSAKAKKFYLCLFSGPTTFIPKGLDEDEEEEARESTFTTERVPCRMLRRGLVRKSRGWVLEKKARRRRQGKEVRPDTQYTGRRRRPRF; encoded by the exons CTCACGGATGATTGATGTTCAAACCAAAATGGCTGGGCGAGCATTGGAGCTCCTTTATCTGCCTGTGGATCAGCCTTGTTACCTGTTGGATATTGG CTGCGGTTCTGGGCTGAGTGGAGATTACCTCTCGGATGAGGGGCACTACTGGGTGGGCATTGATATCAGCCCTGCCATGCTGG ATGCTGCCTTGGACAGAGAAACGGAAGGAGACTTGCTTCTGGGGGACATGGGTCAGGGCATCCCCTTCAAACCAGGCTCCTTTGATGGTTGTATCAG CATTTCGGCTGTACAGTGGCTCTGTAATGCTAACAAGAAGTCTGACATTCCTGCCAAGCGGCTGTactgctttttttcttctctttattctgttctg GTCCGGGGAGCCAGAGCTGTCCTGCAGCTGTACCCTGAGAACTCAGAGCAG TTGGAGCTGATCACAACCCAGGCCACCAAGGCTGGCTTCACTGGTGGTGTGGTGGTGGACTACCCCAACAGCGCCAAAGCCAAGAA GTTCTACCTCTGTTTGTTTTCTGGACCTACGACCTTTATACCAAAG GGCCTGGAtgaagatgaggaagaggaggccagGGAGTCCACGTTCACGACTGAGAG GGTCCCATGTAGGATGCTGAGACGGGGGCTGGTGAGGAAGAGCCGAGGGTGGGTGCTGGAGAAGAAGGCGCGGCGCCGGCGGCAGGGCAA GGAGGTCCGACCCGACACTCAGTACACCGGCCGCAGGCGCAGGCCCCGCTTCTGA
- the STX1A gene encoding syntaxin-1A isoform X2, with protein sequence MKDRTQELRTAKDSDDDDDVTVTVDRDRFMDEFFEQVEEIRGFIDKISDNVEEVKRKHSAILASPNPDEKTKEELEELMSDIKKTANKVRSKLKSIEQSIEQEEGLNRSSADLRIRKTQHSTLSRKFVEVMSEYNATQSDYRERCKGRIQRQLEITGRTTTSEELEDMLESGNPAIFASGIIMDSSISKQALSEIETRHSEIIKLENSIRELHDMFMDMAMLVESQGEMIDRIEYNVEHSVDYVERAVSDTKKAVKYQSKARRKKIMIIICCVVLGIVIASTFGGIFG encoded by the exons ATGAAGGACCGAACCCAGGAGCTCCGCACG GCTAAGGACagcgatgatgatgatgatgtcacTGTCACCGTGGACCGAGACCGCTTCATGGATGAGTTCTTTGAACAG GTGGAGGAGATCCGTGGCTTCATTGACAAGATCTCAGATAACGTGGAGGAGGTGAAGCGGAAGCACAGCGCCATCCTGGCCTCCCCCAATCCTGACGAGA AGAcaaaggaggagctggaggaactCATGTCTGACATAAAGAAGACAGCAAACAAAGTTCGCTCCAAGTTGAAGA GCATCGAGCAGAGCATTGAGCAGGAGGAAGGCCTGAACCGATCATCCGCCGACCTGAGGATCCGAAAGACACAG CACTCCACCCTGTCCCGGAAGTTTGTGGAGGTGATGTCCGAGTACAACGCCACGCAGTCGGACTACCGAGAGCGCTGCAAGGGCCGTATCCAGAGGCAGCTGGAGATCA CCGGCCGGACAACGACCAGTGAGGAGCTGGAAGACATGCTGGAGAGTGGGAACCCAGCCATCTTTGCCTCTGGG ATCATCATGGACTCCAGCATCTCGAAGCAGGCCCTGAGCGAGATTGAGACGCGCCACAGTGAGATCATCAAGCTGGAGAACAGCATCCGGGAGCTGCACGACATGTTCATGGACATGGCCATGCTTGTAGAGAGCCAG GGGGAGATGATTGACAGGATTGAATACAACGTGGAACATTCAGTGGACTACGTCGAGAGGGCCGTGTCTGACACCAAGAAGGCCGTCAAGTACCAGAGCAAGGCTCGCCGG AAGAAGATCATGATCATCATCTGCTGTGTGGTCCTGGGCATTGTCATCGCCTCCACCTTTGGGGGCATCTTCGGATAG
- the ABHD11 gene encoding sn-1-specific diacylglycerol lipase ABHD11, which produces MLCWTRAWRLLRRRLGPSTPSFSSVPVAPSSSQSSAEPRPVRLSYKLLDGEAARPPLVLLHGLFGSKNNFNSVANSLAQQTSRKVLIVDARNHGDSPHSPDMSYEAMSQDMQDLLPQLGLGSCVLVGHSMGGRTAMLLALQRPELVDRLIVVDISPLESTSSSNFPNYIAALRAMDIPDEASLSRARKLADEKLSSVIQSVSIRQLLLTNLVEVDGRFVWRVNLDALAQHIDKIMDFPARQESYSGPALFLLGGNSKFVLPSHHPEIRRLFPRAQMQTVPNASHWVHSDRPQDFVAAVRGFLA; this is translated from the exons ATGCTCTGCTGGACCCGCGCCTGGAGGCTCCTCCGTAGGCGGCTTGGCCCCTCCACTCCCAGCTTCTCCAGTGTGCCAGTCGCACCCAGCAGCAGCCAAAGCAGCGCTGAACCGAG ACCGGTGCGACTTTCCTACAAGCTTCTGGACGGGGAGGCAGCCAGACCACCTCTTGTCTTACTGCATGGGCTCTTCGGCAGCAAAAACAACTTCAACTCCGTTGCAAATTCCTTGGCCCAGCAGACTAGCCGGAAG GTGCTGATAGTGGATGCTCGGAACCATGGTGACAGCCCCCACAGCCCAGACATGAGCTACGAGGCCATGAGCCAGGATATGCAGGACCTCCTACCCCAGCTCGGCCTAGGGTCCTGTGTCCTCGTTGGCCATAGCATGGGAGGCAGGACAGCCATGCTGCTGGCACTACAGAGG CCGGAGTTGGTGGATCGCCTGATTGTTGTAGACATCAGCCCATTGGAGAGCACATCTAGCTCGAACTTTCCAAACTACATAGCAGCCTTGAGAGCCATGGACATCCCAGATGAGGCATCCCTCTCCAGGGCCCGAAAACTGGCCGATGAGAAGCTCAGCTCTGTTATCCAG AGCGTAAGCATACGGCAGTTACTGCTCACCAACCTGGTGGAGGTGGACGGGCGCTTCGTGTGGAGGGTGAACCTGGATGCCTTGGCCCAGCACATAGACAAGATCATGGACTTCCCAGCACGACAAGAATCTTACTCGGGACCAGCCCTCTTCCTCCTTGGTGGAAACTCTAAATTCGTGCT TCCCAGCCACCACCCTGAGATTAGGCGGCTCTTCCCTCGGGCCCAGATGCAGACTGTGCCTAACGCCAGCCACTGGGTGCACAGTGACCGCCCGCAGGACTTCGTCGCTGCAGTCCGAGGCTTCCTGGCCTAA
- the STX1A gene encoding syntaxin-1A isoform X3: MKDRTQELRTAKDSDDDDDVTVTVDRDRFMDEFFEQVEEIRGFIDKISDNVEEVKRKHSAILASPNPDEKTKEELEELMSDIKKTANKVRSKLKSIEQSIEQEEGLNRSSADLRIRKTQHSTLSRKFVEVMSEYNATQSDYRERCKGRIQRQLEITGRTTTSEELEDMLESGNPAIFASGIIMDSSISKQALSEIETRHSEIIKLENSIRELHDMFMDMAMLVESQDAFPKSCPEPRPSP, from the exons ATGAAGGACCGAACCCAGGAGCTCCGCACG GCTAAGGACagcgatgatgatgatgatgtcacTGTCACCGTGGACCGAGACCGCTTCATGGATGAGTTCTTTGAACAG GTGGAGGAGATCCGTGGCTTCATTGACAAGATCTCAGATAACGTGGAGGAGGTGAAGCGGAAGCACAGCGCCATCCTGGCCTCCCCCAATCCTGACGAGA AGAcaaaggaggagctggaggaactCATGTCTGACATAAAGAAGACAGCAAACAAAGTTCGCTCCAAGTTGAAGA GCATCGAGCAGAGCATTGAGCAGGAGGAAGGCCTGAACCGATCATCCGCCGACCTGAGGATCCGAAAGACACAG CACTCCACCCTGTCCCGGAAGTTTGTGGAGGTGATGTCCGAGTACAACGCCACGCAGTCGGACTACCGAGAGCGCTGCAAGGGCCGTATCCAGAGGCAGCTGGAGATCA CCGGCCGGACAACGACCAGTGAGGAGCTGGAAGACATGCTGGAGAGTGGGAACCCAGCCATCTTTGCCTCTGGG ATCATCATGGACTCCAGCATCTCGAAGCAGGCCCTGAGCGAGATTGAGACGCGCCACAGTGAGATCATCAAGCTGGAGAACAGCATCCGGGAGCTGCACGACATGTTCATGGACATGGCCATGCTTGTAGAGAGCCAG GATGCTTTCCCGAAATCCTGCCCCGAGCCCCGTCCAAGCCCTTAG
- the STX1A gene encoding syntaxin-1A isoform X1: MKDRTQELRTAKDSDDDDDVTVTVDRDRFMDEFFEQVEEIRGFIDKISDNVEEVKRKHSAILASPNPDEKTKEELEELMSDIKKTANKVRSKLKSIEQSIEQEEGLNRSSADLRIRKTQHSTLSRKFVEVMSEYNATQSDYRERCKGRIQRQLEITGRTTTSEELEDMLESGNPAIFASGIIMDSSISKQALSEIETRHSEIIKLENSIRELHDMFMDMAMLVESQGPVHLKDSFCMALLGPPGPQAPHGPTHLHPALSCLVHQLCVMWTGTFLGAGGTAVTRTAEALLPRAN, from the exons ATGAAGGACCGAACCCAGGAGCTCCGCACG GCTAAGGACagcgatgatgatgatgatgtcacTGTCACCGTGGACCGAGACCGCTTCATGGATGAGTTCTTTGAACAG GTGGAGGAGATCCGTGGCTTCATTGACAAGATCTCAGATAACGTGGAGGAGGTGAAGCGGAAGCACAGCGCCATCCTGGCCTCCCCCAATCCTGACGAGA AGAcaaaggaggagctggaggaactCATGTCTGACATAAAGAAGACAGCAAACAAAGTTCGCTCCAAGTTGAAGA GCATCGAGCAGAGCATTGAGCAGGAGGAAGGCCTGAACCGATCATCCGCCGACCTGAGGATCCGAAAGACACAG CACTCCACCCTGTCCCGGAAGTTTGTGGAGGTGATGTCCGAGTACAACGCCACGCAGTCGGACTACCGAGAGCGCTGCAAGGGCCGTATCCAGAGGCAGCTGGAGATCA CCGGCCGGACAACGACCAGTGAGGAGCTGGAAGACATGCTGGAGAGTGGGAACCCAGCCATCTTTGCCTCTGGG ATCATCATGGACTCCAGCATCTCGAAGCAGGCCCTGAGCGAGATTGAGACGCGCCACAGTGAGATCATCAAGCTGGAGAACAGCATCCGGGAGCTGCACGACATGTTCATGGACATGGCCATGCTTGTAGAGAGCCAG GGTCCTGTCCACCTGAAGGATTCTTTCTGCATGGCTCTGCTTGGCCCTCCAGGACCCCAGGCCCCGCATGGCCCCACCCACCTTCACCCAGCCTTGTCCTGTCTTGTTCACCAGCTgtgtgtcatgtggactggcacTTTTCTAGGAGCTGGAGGTACAGCTGTAACCAGGACAGCTGAGGCCCTGCTTCCTAGAGCTAACTAA
- the STX1A gene encoding syntaxin-1A isoform X4 yields MKDRTQELRTAKDSDDDDDVTVTVDRDRFMDEFFEQVEEIRGFIDKISDNVEEVKRKHSAILASPNPDEKTKEELEELMSDIKKTANKVRSKLKSIEQSIEQEEGLNRSSADLRIRKTQHSTLSRKFVEVMSEYNATQSDYRERCKGRIQRQLEITGRTTTSEELEDMLESGNPAIFASGIIMDSSISKQALSEIETRHSEIIKLENSIRELHDMFMDMAMLVESQVLSVGVA; encoded by the exons ATGAAGGACCGAACCCAGGAGCTCCGCACG GCTAAGGACagcgatgatgatgatgatgtcacTGTCACCGTGGACCGAGACCGCTTCATGGATGAGTTCTTTGAACAG GTGGAGGAGATCCGTGGCTTCATTGACAAGATCTCAGATAACGTGGAGGAGGTGAAGCGGAAGCACAGCGCCATCCTGGCCTCCCCCAATCCTGACGAGA AGAcaaaggaggagctggaggaactCATGTCTGACATAAAGAAGACAGCAAACAAAGTTCGCTCCAAGTTGAAGA GCATCGAGCAGAGCATTGAGCAGGAGGAAGGCCTGAACCGATCATCCGCCGACCTGAGGATCCGAAAGACACAG CACTCCACCCTGTCCCGGAAGTTTGTGGAGGTGATGTCCGAGTACAACGCCACGCAGTCGGACTACCGAGAGCGCTGCAAGGGCCGTATCCAGAGGCAGCTGGAGATCA CCGGCCGGACAACGACCAGTGAGGAGCTGGAAGACATGCTGGAGAGTGGGAACCCAGCCATCTTTGCCTCTGGG ATCATCATGGACTCCAGCATCTCGAAGCAGGCCCTGAGCGAGATTGAGACGCGCCACAGTGAGATCATCAAGCTGGAGAACAGCATCCGGGAGCTGCACGACATGTTCATGGACATGGCCATGCTTGTAGAGAGCCAG GTCTTAAGTGTGGGAGTGGCATGA